From Garra rufa chromosome 19, GarRuf1.0, whole genome shotgun sequence, the proteins below share one genomic window:
- the LOC141291848 gene encoding uncharacterized protein produces MKPCTSTMELDKSAINPDLERDLERREKELERKEAELEKSLNNQQRPQMCWFLSETILGRREIELDIKKTEQEKSAMDPDIRVRQPEKRAMELDNRERELGKRAMELDRRAMELDGRLMDLHVELNRRAAEMDIRQREIEKRVERRQNELDERLMDLHETYRLYIRDREAMEMDGREIDLKKSEMEPDNREIQMERKKMELYFKERELDRREGIMERRESKMDRRESEMDRRKSEMDRRETELYGRERELERRERELDSSNELDHPNMSESENNTPIYLNGQ; encoded by the exons ATGAAACCGTGTACAAGCACAATGGAACTGGATAAAAGTGCAATAAATCCAGATCTGGAGAGAGATCTAGAGAGAAGAGAAAAAGAACTGGAGAGAAAAGAAGCAGAATTGGAGAAAAGTCTGAATAACCAACAAAGACCACAGATGTGCTGGTTTTTAAGTGAGACAATACTGGGAAGAAGAGAGATAGAACTAGATATTAAGAAGACAGAGCAGGAGAAAAGTGCAATGGATCCAGATATTAGAGTGAGACAACCAGAGAAGAGAGCGATGGAACTGGATAATAGAGAGAGAGAACTGGGGAAAAGAGCAATGGAACTGGATAGAAGAGCGATGGAACTGGATGGAAGACTGATGGACCTGCATGTGGAACTGAATAGAAGAGCGGCAGAAATGGATATTAGACAGAGAGAAATAGAGAAAAGAGTGGAGAGAAGACAGAACGAACTGGATGAAAGACTGATGGACCTGCATGAAACGTATAGGCTGTATATAAGAGACAGAGAAGCAATGGAAATGGATGGAAGAGAGATAGACCTGAAGAAAAGTGAGATGGAACCAGATAATAGAGAGATACAAATGGAGAGAAAAAAGATGGAACTCTATTTTAAAGAGAGAGAACTGGACAGAAGAGAGGGCATAATGGAGAGAAGAGAGAGCAAAATGGACAGAAGAGAGAGTGAAATGGATAGAAGAAAAAGCGAAATGGATAGAAGGGAAACTGAACTGTAtggaagagagagagagctggagagaagagagagagaactTGATAGCAGCAATGAATTAGATCATcctaaca TGTCTGAAAGTGAGAACAACACTCCAATCTACCTGAATGGACAATGA
- the LOC141293035 gene encoding uncharacterized protein, with the protein MCCVYLQGSMRGTLVVIFQALLWLVVSASALFTVSLEKSIYEAELHGDIKLVCMFAKVKSLSDLTVIWSRLEPKPDVNVYWLERGKENHNYTSAAFIKRAHLIHEQLNENRAVLHLKKLRIKDSGTYRCIVKEGDDGDYKQVMLNVTAPYTAIKKTIIKTGQDEVELSCESQGFPSAQVIWSDGQNTNLTEMSNSTTRSTHEDLIQVISKLTVKRDLVNNYSCSFLVKGEIQQTATFKIPDEILTQCSAQYAWIIAVVVVLLAIVLISVILRRRKNGQKNRRNESSNCAFLFPHSSSGKTDSLLTVNENSLKTCDINSEETAEKSLRNVLIRQYSHLYTNAEMKSRLVSYELLSNEGLSLNISSIVPDKKEIILLLGKPGCGKTSLAQILSSCWAESTTTDPFNIRQLRLVFQADCSRAKGDLFQVVKSSVSYEKPLDVSELREMLLGPTDCLLILDGYEEGNKDLDETLEWFLQERQTCRVLLTSHPGKCPTLEKSIRTVLQLTQKPES; encoded by the exons ATGTGTTGTGTTTACCTCCAGGGGTCAATGAGGGGGACGCTGGTGGTCATATTTCAGGCTCTGCTGTGGCTTGTCGTCTCAGCATCAG CCCTGTTTACAGTCAGTTTAGAGAAGAGCATTTATGAAGCAGAGCTACATGGGGACATCAAACTGGTGTGTATGTTCGCCAAGGTTAAAAGCCTTTCCGACCTCACTGTCATATGGAGCCGCCTCGAGCCGAAGCCGGACGTGAACGTGTATTGGCTGGAGAGAGGCAAAGAGAACCACAATTACACAAGTGCTGCGTTCATAAAGCGTGCACATCTCATCCACGAACAGCTGAATGAAAACCGAGCGGTGCTGCACTTGAAAAAGCTCCGGATAAAAGATTCAGGCACATACCGGTGTATCGTGAAAGAGGGAGATGATGGAGACTACAAACAAGTCATGCTCAATGTTACAG CTCCTTATACTGCCATAAAGAAAACCATCATAAAGACGGGTCAAGATGAGGTCGAGCTCTCTTGTGAGTCTCAAGGATTCCCGTCAGCTCAGGTTATCTGGAGCGATGGTCAAAACACGAACCTCACGGAAATGTCCAACAGCACGACACGATCAACACACGAAGATCTCATCCAAGTCATCAGCAAGCTGACGGTGAAACGAGACCTTGTGAACAACTACAGCTGCTCTTTCCTCGTAAAAGGTGAAATCCAGCAGACTGCCACCTTCAAAATCCCAG ATGAAATCCTTACACAGTGTTCTGCTCAGTATGCATGGATTATCGCCGTGGTCGTGGTTCTTTTGGCCATTGTCCTCATCTCAGTCATTCTGCGTAGAAGAAAAAACG GTCAGAAGAACAGACGAAATGAATCATCTAATTGTGCTTTCCTGTTCCCACACTCATCCTCTGGCAAAACTGATT CTTTATTGACCGTGAACGAGAACAGCTTGAAAACATGTGACATAAATTCAGAAG AAACTGCAGAAAAATCTCTGAGGAACGTGCTTATACGACAGTATTCACACCTCTACACAAATGCTGAGATGAAGAGCAGACTGGTCTCATATGAACTGCTCAGCAA TGAAGGCCTATCTCTAAACATCAGCTCCATAGTGCCTGATAAGAAAGAAATTATCCTTCTGCTTGGAAAACCAGGCTGCGGGAAAACTAGCCTGGCCCAAATTCTATCATCCTGCTGGGCTGAAAGTACCACGACAGACCCCTTCAACATTCGCCAGCTCCGTCTGGTTTTCCAGGCGGACTGTAGCCGAGCAAAAGGAGACTTATTCCAGGTGGTAAAATCCAGCGTTTCTTATGAAAAACCACTGGATGTGTCTGAGCTCAGAGAGATGCTTCTGGGCCCGACGGACTGTTTGCTCATCCTGGATGGATATGAAGAAGGAAACAAGGACCTGGATGAAACACTCGAATGGTTTCTGCAAGAACGGCAGACGTGTCGGGTTTTATTGACGTCACATCCAGGAAAATGTCCAACTCTAGAGAAAAGCATCAGGACGGTATTACAACTTACTCAAAAACCAGAATCATGA
- the LOC141292330 gene encoding uncharacterized protein, translating to MELIEAEEKCQKKPKPKSKSLSPSQKRSQRAKNTRTCPHCGKSFMRNEHLKMHLLIHTGEKPFTCLQCGRSFRCKGDLTKHTRIHTGERPYACPQCGKTFPSSYALKSHQLLHSGVRSFSCDQCEKTFILATYLQRHLKIHKDRKPRLCSFCGKRFFNLKEHQKMHAAVRAHLCFECEKSFTSPKSLKQHQMIHTGEKPYKCTQCEKRFTQAGTLKDHQRVHTGEKPYQCSSCGRNFSRSSNLQTHMRKHCQSSSSRRKQFDIPIRSKMERRVSSKKKRGSV from the coding sequence ATGGAACTGATTGAAGCGGAGGAGAAATGCCAGAAGAAACCGAAACCGAAATCGAAATCTTTAAGCCCCTCACAAAAAAGATCTCAAAGAGCGAAAAACACTCGCACATGCCCTCACTGTGGAAAAAGTTTTATGCGTAACGAACACCTCAAAATGCACCTGCtcattcacaccggagagaagccctTCACGTGCCTCCAGTGCGGACGAAGCTTCAGATGTAAAGGAGACCTGACCAAACACACAAGGATCCACACCGGAGAGCGTCCGTATGcgtgtcctcagtgtggaaaaacCTTCCCGAGCTCATATGCACTCAAGAGTCATCAGCTCCTCCACTCCGGAGTGAGATCTTTTAGCTGTGATCAATGTGAGAAAACATTCATCCTGGCCACGTACCTACAGAGACACTTGAAAATCCATAAGGATAGAAAACCCCGCTTGTGTTCCTTCTGCGGAAAGAGGTTTTTTAATTTAAAGGAGCACCAGAAGATGCACGCCGCTGTCAGAGCTCAtctgtgctttgagtgtgagaagagtttcacctCCCCCAAATCATTAAAACAGCATCAAAtgattcatactggagagaaaccttataaatgcACACAATGCGAAAAGAGATTCACTCAGGCGGGAACCCTGAAAGATCACcagagagttcatactggagaaaaGCCGTATCAGTGCTCTTCATGCGGGAGGAACTTCAGCAGATCGAGTAATTTACAGACTCACATGAGGAAGCATTGCCAGAGTTCATCTTCACGTCGTAAACAGTTTGATATTCCGATTCGGTCAAAGATGGAACGACGTGttagttcaaaaaaaaaaagaggaagtgTTTAG